A part of Cotesia glomerata isolate CgM1 linkage group LG4, MPM_Cglom_v2.3, whole genome shotgun sequence genomic DNA contains:
- the LOC123263916 gene encoding serine protease easter-like, with protein MTGNCGAFHTPKKLKDVGPGHLIKKQEVVKDLPQNSCEQNKKPGWEKVQSRKDKKKERKKLPPEKPLVPSPKPNQKPRRTATRPEALIIRPANKDKYSEILTRIKADVRPDQLVTENSCETPREEIGVCIPVVKCPSIVNILKGRKPLSDATLRFLRQSQCGLEGEMPFVCCTDSVKKDNLTIEASELVPNPPDVSNHPNLRLLDHELCGPVNEAKVYRGEIAGVFDHPWMALLIYLHQGKKKFGCGGTVINKRYILTAAHCIKDLPSGRTLIGVRVGEHDWSTKRDCDVDKDGLEIMCSDDSYQDFLVQSTKFHPDFKLSTLRNDVGLIRLHKNIDFLPINTKPICLPIEQNQKMDYKSLTVTGWGATEFDILSKKLLRVDVQPLPIKKCTEALGPSSTIIWYKEICAIGISRGDSASGDSGGPLLSTGRYYNDARVIQHGIISYGMNNYGIYTSVSYYLDWILDNLDK; from the exons GCGGAGCTTTTCATACTCCCAAGAAGCTGAAAGACGTTGGACCTGGTCATCTCATCAAGAAGCAGGAAGTGGTTAAGGATCTTCCACAAAACTCTTGTGAACAGAACAAGAAGCCAGGCTGGGAAAAGGTGCAGTCCAGAAAGGACAAGAAGAAGGAGCGTAAGAAACTGCCCCCAGAAAAACCTCTGGTGCCTTCACCGAAGCCGAACCAGAAGCCAAGAAGAACAGCAACGAGACCGGAGGCACTTATTATTCGTCCAGCGAACAAAGATAAGTATTCTGAAATACTTACACGGATCAAGGCGGACGTTCGCCCAGATCAG CTTGTTACAGAAAATAGTTGCGAAACACCACGTGAAGAAATCGGTGTTTGCATTCCGGTAGTAAAGTGTCCGTCGATAGTGAATATTCTCAAAGGTAGAAAACCGTTGTCGGATGCTACTTTGAGATTTCTTCGTCAATCACAATGTGGACTAGAAGGAGAAATGCCGTTTGTATGCTGTACAGATTCCGTTAAAAAAGATAACTTGACAATAGAAGCGTCAGAATTAGTTCCAAATCCACCAGATGTGTCTAATCATCCTAATTTGAGGTTACTTGACCACGAACTCTGTGGTCCGGTGAATGAAGCTAAAGTATACAGAGGTGAAATTGCAGGTGTATTTGATCACCCATGGATGGCGCTGCTAATTTATCTTCACCAgggaaagaagaaatttggGTGCGGTGGGACAGTTATCAACAAAAGGTATATTTTGACAGCAGCTCATTGTATCAAGGATTTACCGTCAG gtCGAACTCTAATCGGAGTACGAGTCGGAGAGCATGACTGGAGTACGAAACGTGACTGTGACGTCGATAAAGATGGCCTGGAAATCATGTGTTCCGACGATTCATATCAAGATTTTCTTGTGCAGAGCACAAAATTCCACCCTGACTTCAAGCTATCAACGCTGCGGAATGACGTAGGACTGATACGTCTGCACAAAAATATAGACTTTCTGCCAATAAATACCAAGCCTATTTGTTTGCCAATTGAACAAAATCAAAAGATGGATTACAAATCTTTAACAGTGACCGGCTGGGGCGCCACTGAGTTTGATATTCTTAGTAAGAAACTTTTAAGGGTTGACGTACAGCCTCTtcctattaaaaaatgtacCGAAGCCTTAGGACCCAGTAGTACTATTATTTGGTACAAAGAGATATGCGCTATCGGTATAAGCCGCGGAGATTCAGCTTCTGGCGACAGTGGTGGTCCGCTTTTATCAACAGGTCGATATTATAATGATGCACGAGTTATTCAGCATGGCATTATTAGTTATGGAATGAATAACTATGGAATTTATACAAGTGTATCGTATTATTTAGACTGGATACTGGataatttagataaataa